One genomic region from Prevotella sp. Rep29 encodes:
- the rsmI gene encoding 16S rRNA (cytidine(1402)-2'-O)-methyltransferase: MGILYLIPTPVGNMEDMTLRAVRILREADLILAEDTRTSGVLLKHFDIQNRLMSHHKFNEHGTAAGIVERLKGGQTVALISDAGTPGISDPGFFLVREAIAAGIEVQTLPGATAFVPALVSSGLPCERFCFEGFLPQKKGRATRLASLKEETRTMIFYESPHRTLKTLQQLAEIFGEERQASVAREISKIHEQHVRGTLAELIGHFTQTPPRGEIVIVVGGLPQQKKDKTQKYKEL; encoded by the coding sequence ATGGGTATCTTGTATCTCATACCGACCCCTGTGGGCAACATGGAAGACATGACGCTCCGTGCGGTGCGCATCTTACGCGAAGCAGACCTTATCTTGGCGGAAGACACCCGCACGTCGGGAGTCCTGCTCAAGCACTTCGACATTCAGAACCGACTGATGTCACACCACAAGTTCAACGAGCATGGCACTGCAGCAGGAATCGTCGAGCGACTGAAAGGCGGTCAGACCGTCGCACTCATCAGTGACGCCGGCACGCCGGGCATCAGCGACCCTGGATTTTTCCTCGTACGCGAAGCCATCGCAGCAGGCATTGAGGTGCAGACGCTTCCCGGAGCCACGGCATTCGTTCCGGCGCTTGTCTCGTCAGGACTGCCTTGCGAACGTTTCTGTTTCGAAGGATTCCTGCCACAAAAGAAAGGGAGAGCAACAAGACTTGCCAGTTTAAAGGAAGAAACGAGGACCATGATTTTCTACGAATCGCCCCACCGCACGCTGAAGACACTGCAACAACTGGCAGAAATCTTCGGAGAAGAACGCCAGGCAAGTGTGGCTCGAGAGATTTCCAAAATACACGAGCAGCACGTCAGAGGGACACTCGCAGAACTGATTGGGCACTTCACACAGACCCCACCACGCGGCGAAATAGTCATCGTCGTTGGCGGTCTGCCTCAACAAAAGAAAGATAAAACTCAAAAATATAAAGAATTATGA
- the hutH gene encoding histidine ammonia-lyase — MKTHQISAEHLSIERIGEIINEGYKLELGSDARQRITHCREYLDRKIAESEVPIYGVTTGFGSLCKISISEDQLSQLQINLMMSHACGIGERVSNEIVKIMLLLKIQSLSYGYSGSKLDTVERLIDFFNNDIYPIVYRQGSVGASGDLVPLAHLCLPLCGLGDVEYQGKCMSGAEVTKMMGWEPIRLASKEGLALLNGTQNMSAHAVWALIKAKRLIDWGDSIAAMSLEAYDGRIEPFTLAVHTVRPHKGQIDTANRMRELLEGSQLIKQPKVNVQDPYSFRCIPQVHGTVKDTYDYVKSVIDTEINSATDNPTVCPDEDLIISAGNFHGEPIALPMDFLCIAMNELGSISERRTYKLVSGTRDLPSFLVAKPGVNSGFMIPQYTAAAIASQSKTLCMPASADTIPTSQGQEDHVSMGANAATKLVQVIDNTERILAIELFNAAQALEFRRPLKSSPVIEKLHADYRQVVPFIDDDQIMYPHIAVSVKFLQEH; from the coding sequence ATGAAAACACATCAAATCAGTGCCGAACATCTGTCGATTGAACGCATCGGAGAAATCATCAACGAAGGCTACAAACTTGAGCTTGGCAGCGACGCACGCCAGCGCATCACGCATTGCCGTGAATATCTCGATCGCAAGATTGCCGAGTCGGAAGTGCCCATCTATGGTGTGACGACGGGTTTCGGCTCGCTCTGCAAAATCTCTATCAGCGAAGACCAATTGTCGCAACTGCAAATCAACCTTATGATGTCTCACGCCTGCGGCATCGGTGAGCGAGTGAGCAACGAGATTGTCAAAATCATGCTATTGCTCAAAATCCAGTCTCTCAGCTACGGCTATTCCGGTTCAAAACTCGACACGGTAGAGCGACTCATCGACTTCTTCAACAACGATATCTATCCCATCGTCTATCGTCAGGGTTCCGTAGGCGCATCCGGCGACCTCGTTCCGCTGGCACACCTCTGTCTGCCCTTGTGCGGACTGGGCGACGTAGAGTATCAAGGGAAGTGCATGAGCGGTGCTGAAGTAACGAAGATGATGGGGTGGGAACCCATTCGCCTCGCTTCGAAAGAAGGACTGGCGCTGCTCAACGGAACGCAAAATATGAGCGCACACGCCGTCTGGGCACTCATCAAGGCAAAACGCCTCATCGACTGGGGAGACAGCATCGCTGCCATGTCGCTCGAAGCATACGACGGACGCATCGAACCGTTCACGCTCGCCGTGCATACCGTTCGTCCGCACAAAGGACAGATTGACACAGCCAACCGCATGCGCGAACTGCTCGAGGGAAGCCAACTCATCAAGCAGCCCAAAGTCAACGTGCAAGACCCATACTCATTCCGCTGCATCCCGCAAGTGCACGGAACGGTGAAAGACACCTACGACTACGTCAAGTCGGTGATTGATACCGAAATCAATTCGGCAACCGACAATCCGACCGTGTGTCCCGATGAAGACCTCATCATCTCAGCCGGCAACTTCCACGGCGAACCCATCGCACTGCCAATGGACTTCCTCTGCATCGCAATGAACGAACTGGGAAGCATCAGCGAACGCCGGACATACAAGCTCGTATCGGGCACCCGCGATCTGCCCAGCTTCCTCGTAGCCAAGCCTGGCGTGAACAGCGGATTCATGATACCGCAATATACCGCAGCAGCCATCGCCAGCCAGAGCAAGACACTGTGCATGCCGGCATCGGCTGACACCATTCCGACCTCGCAGGGACAGGAAGACCACGTGTCGATGGGAGCCAATGCTGCTACAAAACTCGTGCAGGTTATCGACAACACCGAGCGCATCCTTGCTATCGAACTCTTCAACGCCGCACAGGCACTCGAGTTCAGACGGCCGCTGAAGTCGTCGCCCGTCATCGAAAAGCTGCATGCCGACTATCGACAAGTAGTGCCGTTCATCGACGACGACCAAATCATGTACCCGCACATCGCTGTATCGGTGAAATTCCTGCAGGAGCACTAA